The DNA region ACATCTGGAGCGGGCGGCGCAGTATCCTAGTCAGCACCCGCGCTTTTGAAGACGGGGCTAAAAATCCGTCAAAGGGCACATCGATGAAGTCCTTGGTGGTGGCTGCCGACGCCCAGTCGGGAGCTGTTGCTGGGGGTTAAGAAGAGAGGGCAATCTACAATGGCATGTAGAAATTGACCCTGTCTTCGCGGAGACCCAAGTGTGTGGGCAAACCACAATTGGATTGTCTACGGCTTGGGCTAGAACCTGCACGTGGTATCAGCTTAGGATCTTGATGCTAGGTGCAGCGTAGCCTGCCTTGAGTGGTATGGTTGGGATAACAGGATCAAGGCGATTTCCGAAGGCCAAGGATATCGCCCTTTGCTGTTTGAAAGGCATACTGCAAAAGAGGCTAGAAAGCGATGGCGTGTTGTTGAGGAAAACTCCTAGGCTGTCCCTTGTTGCTCAGATTGGGGATTGCGGTGTGTACTAAGTGGTAATCTAGCTCCGCCTTTGGTGACAAGGCGGAAGAACGGGAAAGGGGAAACCGCCCGGCGGTAACGCCAGGGAACGTTCTTGGGAAAACCTGCTGGACCTATGGCACAATGTTTACTCAATCTGAGGCCGCCCGATTTTTACTATGACCTCAAGGGGTCGCAAAAGGAAACATGATGAGCAAAAACAGGGCAGTTCGACATATGATCGCAACAGGTTTAACCACCTTTGTGCTTTCGGTTATTCTTTCATTGGTCAGCAAGACGATTAGTAGTAGACTGACCTTTGGGCCAAGTCTACTTTTACTTATACTTATTGTTTTCATCGGGGTTATCTTTGATATTATTGGAGTGGCAGCCACTGCTGCAAACGAGGCTCCCTTTCATGCGATGGCAGCCGATCGGGTGCACGGCGCCAAACAGGCTGTTTACCTAGTCCGCAATGCGGATAAGGTGTCCACGTTCTCCAACGATATTGTGGGGGATGTGGCCGGGACCCTATCCGGGGCGTTGGCTGCTACCATTGTTTTTCGGTTGATCATTGAACGACCGGGTCTAAATGAATCAATACTAAGTACACTGGTGATTAGTGGAGCAGCTGCCTTAACAGTGGGAGGAAAGGCGCTCGGAAAAAGCTACGCGATTAACCGGGCCAACGATATTGTGTATCGTGTAGCCCAGATTCTATACGGGTGTAGTAGAATTCCCTTATTAGGCACTCTGTTCAATTTTGATAATAAAGTAAAGGAGAAAGCAAGGAGGCAGAAGGTGTCCAAGGAGCATACAAAGGAAAGAGGGCCAAGGCGATGAATAGCATTTTATCACAGATTCATTCGCCCAGGGACCTAAGACAGCTTGATCTTGACCAACTCAATCAGTTGGCTAGGGAGATACGGAATTTTCTTGTTGAGACTGTCTCCCTGACCGGAGGGCACCTAGCAGCAAATCTCGGTGTTGTGGAGCTGACCATAGCTTTACATGCTGCCTTGGATTGCCCCAAGGATAAGATTATTTGGGATGTCGGTCATCAGTGTTACGTCCATAAGATCCTTACCGGAAGGAAAGATAAATTTGGCCAATTGCGTCAAATCGACGGGCTAAGCGGTTTTCCCTCACCGAAGGAAAGCCATTATGATGTATTTACCACAGGCCATGCCAGTACCTCTATTTCCGCTGCTTTGGGTCTAGCTCTTGCCAGGGATAGGCAGGGTCAAGACCACCGTGTGGTGGCGGTGATCGGTGATGGATCATTGACCGGCGGACTGGCCTTTGAAGGGCTTAACCATGCCGGAAGGCTCAATACGGATCTGCTTGTGATCCTCAACGATAACGAGATGTCCATCTCCCCCAATGTAGGGGCCCTATCTAATTACTTAACAAGACTACGTATGGAACCTACCATATCTAAGGCGCGCTATGATCTGGAGAAGATTCTAAGGCAGATCCCAGGTCTGGGCGGACCCATGGGCAAAGCGGTGGATGTGTTTAAGGATAGTATTAAGCATTTGCTTGTGCCAGGGATTTTCTTTGAAGAATTGGGTTTTACCTATCTTGGACCAATCAATGGACATGATTTTAAGGTATTACAGAAGGCAACCAGGGAGGCCCTCAGTCGGCGGGGACCCGTTTTGGTCCATGTAATCACGGAAAAAGGGAAAGGATATCCCCCCGCGGAGGATGACCCGGCCAGATTTCATGGGGTTCGGCCCTCAAATGGTAGGATGCCCGCTTCTGCACAGACATTCAGCAAAGTGTTCGGACGGACTTTGGTGGAGCTAGCCAGGGAGAACCCCGATATTGTGGCGATTACCGCGGCCATGAAAGAAGGAACAGGGCTGGGGGACTTTGCCTCGCTTTATCCTGAGCGGTTCTACGATGTGGGGATTGCCGAGGCCCATGCAGTGACCTTGGCCGGTGGGCTGGCCAAGGGGGGATTGCGACCGGTGGTGGCGGTATACTCAACCTTTTTGCAGCGGGCCTACGACCAGATTATCCATGATGTGGCTTTGCAGGAGCTACCTGTGGTCCTTGTTTTGGATCGGGCAGGTATTGTTGGACAGGATGGACCGACCCACCACGGGGTCTTTGATTTATCCTATCTCCGTCATATCCCGCATCTGCAAGTTGCCGTTCCTAGTTGTGGGAAGGAGCTTGAGCAGATGCTCACTTTGGCCTTAAAGCAAGATGCACCGGTGGCAATCCGCTATCCCAGTGGACAAGCTGATGCGGTCTATGAACCGGAGCCGGTGGTGTGGGGTCAGGTAGAGGTACCAAGAGCGGGGCAGGATGTGGCCATATTCGCTGTTGGTGTAATGGTGGAACTTGCTTTAGAGGCTGCCAACTTGCTCTTGGAACAAGGAATTAGTGCAGCTGTAGTGAATGTCCGATTTGTAAAGCCACTATCCGAGGAACTCTTTACCATGGCCAAGGAGTTCGGTAAAGTGGTAACTGTGGAAGACAATGTGGTGGCGGGTGGTTTCTCTGCAGGCCTGCTAGAAGGTTTGGCAAAGCGACAGCTACACCCGTTAGTAAAGAGCATTGGTATTCCCGATCAGTTTGTAGAACACGGGTCCCGGGATGAATTACTAGCTCGGTATGGGGTTAGTCCCCAAGGAATTAAGGAAGCTGCCCTAGACTTGGTAACGGGACGTCGGATCAAGGTTAAGCAAGGTGGGGCGGAGTAGATGTCTGGCAAAAAGCGGTTGGACGTTCTCTTGGTAGAACGGGGACTATTTGAAACAAGGCATAAGGCCCAAGCTGCGATTATGGCTGGGTCAGTGTTTGTTGACGGTATATGCATGGATAAGTCAGGCTCCTTTGTTCTTGGGGATGCGATCCTTGAGATTAAGGCGGAGTTTCCCTATGTGGGTCGGGGTGGGCTCAAGCTAGAAAAGGCACTGGAATACTGGCAGATTGACGTTACCGGTACAACCTGCCTGGATGTGGGCGCCTCAACCGGCGGATTTACCGACTGCCTACTGCAAAGGGGCGCGGCTAAGGTCATTGCCCTTGATGTGGGCTATGGTCAGTTGGCCTGGTCCCTACGCCAGGATCCCCGGGTAGTAACTATGGAGAGGACGAATATCCGGTATGTTGAGCCGGAGACCCTCGGTCAGCCTGTGGATTTTGTGGTTATTGATGTTTCTTTCATCTCGGTAACCAAGTTCCTAGACAAGATCAAATCCTTTCTTAAGTTAGGGGGCGAAGTTGTCTCTTTGGTTAAGCCCCAGTTTGAAGCCGGGCCTCACCAGGTGGGCAAGGGTGGGTTAGTTAAGGATCCAAAAGTGCACAAACAGGTACTCCACTCGGTGGCAGAAAGTGCCCTACACCATAGCTTTAACATTAAGGGTTTTACCTTTTCCCCCATTCGTGGTGCCAAGGGGAATATTGAGTATTTCATCTACTTGACCTGCAAGAACGAAGAAGTCCTGGCAACATCGGCCATCCTTGGGGAAGTGGAGTCCACTGTACAAGCGGCCCAGCTGGCCCTTCTAGGGGACAATTGACAAGGGGTGGAGTCTTGAAGAGCATTGCCATTATGCATTACTCGAAAAAAGAAGGAAGTCTGGATGTGATCCATACCCTTCTTGAGGCCTTTAGTGCTAGGTCTGTGCGCGTTATGTTGGAACCAGATACCGCTAGGCTGGCCAGTCGGATGGACTTAAGTTGCTCCTTTGAAGCGATAAAAGCCGATGCTGAAGTTCTGCTAGTTCTAGGTGGGGATGGGGCTTTTTTGCGGGCAGCCCACCTAGTTAGCGATAGCCACCTCCCCATCATGGGGATTAATCTGGGTCATTTGGGTTTCCTTACCGAAGCAGAAATAGCTGATCTGCCAGAGGCTGTTAACAAGCTGGTGGAAGATGAGTATGTTATTGAAGAACGAATGATGCTAGAGGCGGAAGTCCTGCGGGAGGGTCAGCATCAAGGACCCTTTGCCGCGTTTAATGATATTGTGGTGACCCGGGGAACCTTCGCCCGGGTGATTCAGGTGGAAGTAAGAGTAGATGGACAATTGACCGCAAGGTTCTCTGCTGATGGATTGATTGTAGCTACCCCCACCGGATCTACGGCCTATTCATTATCTGCCGGAGGTCCTGTAGTTAGCCCTCGGGTAGAAGCCTTTGTGATTACCCCCATCTGTCCCCACACTCTGGCCAGCCGTTCAGTGGTGGTTCATCCCGATGAGCCAATTGAGATTAGTGTTCATAGTCTACACGATCAGGTACGCCTAAGTGTTGATGGACAGCCAGGGATGAAAATTCAGGCCGAAGACCGTATCTTTATTCAGAAAAGCGAGCGGGTGGCTAGGCTCGTCAGATTGGGTAAACGGGGTTTTTATGAGCTGCTGCGGAATCGTCTTAGTCATCCCGATGTCTAAGAAGGGTGTGGGATAGGCAAAAACGCGTTTATCCTAAGGAAAGACGGATAACACCCGAGGAGATCGGCCGATTGCGCAGTGGAGAGCCGAAGTGACGACAATACTTACGAAAGGCGGTGCGGCGACTTTCCCCTCGGGGAGTTGTTGCCTAGATCACATGAAAAGCAAACGTCAAGCTGCCATTCTATCGATTATCCGGGAAAAGTCCATCGAGACCCAAAAGCAGTTGCTTGATCGGTTGCAGCTACAAGGATTTGTCGTTACCCAAGCGACGGTCTCCAGGGATATTAAGGAACTGGGTCTAATTAAGGTGAAGGTGGAAGGAGGACGCTACTGCTACGCGCCGCCTCGTCCACATACGGTAAGTAACGTCGAGGCCAGGATCCGCCGTGCATTCTCTGATTATGTTGTGGATATTGCTCCCTGCGGAGATTTTGTATTTATCAAGACGTTACCGGGGGCAGCTCAGACAGTCGCGGGACTGCTTGATGGTCTGGACTGGTCTGAGATCATGGGCACAATTGGTGGGGATGACACTATTTTAGTCCTGGTGCGGGAAGAGGGGGTCCCTGCTAATCCCTTGGTAAGACAGGTGTTGGCGAAATTGTTGAAGCTACGCTAGTAGTAAAACCTACAAAAGGACGGTGAAATCCTGTGCTGGTTGAGCTTTCCATCCGGAATTATGCGGTAATAGAGAGTGTGGACCTTTCCTTTGGGCCGGGGATGAATGTGCTCACCGGCGAGACGGGTGCGGGCAAGTCAGTAATCATAGGAGCGTTGGGACTTTTATTAGGTGGTCGGGCCTCTGGGGATTTGATCCGCACCGGAAGTGAATCAGTGGTTGTTGAGGGCTTTTTTACACTTCCCCAGTCACCGCAATTGCGTCAGATCCTCGATGAGTATGGACTTTCTGTGGAGCACAATGAGTTGATCATTTCGCGGGAAGTAACCCGTACCGGACGGAATAGATGTCGGATTAATGACCGAATGGTTAACGTAGGTGTTTTACAGACTGTGGGTAGTTATCTTGTGGACCTATGTGGTCAACATGAACATCAATCATTACTGAGACCCCAGTTGCATACACAGTTAGTAGATCAGTTTGGAGGCGCGGAATTACTCTCCTACCGCAAGGATGTGGCCCGCAGTTACCAAGAGGTACGGAAGATTTTAAGTGAGCTGGTTACCTTAGAGCAACAGAGCAAGGAAGCGGCAAGGCAGGTTGATCTACTTCAGTTTCAGATCTCCGAAATTGAACAGGCGCAGCTAGTACCCGGGGAAGAGGAAGAGCTGCAAGCTAGACGTCAGGTTTTGGCCAATCAACAGACCCTACAGGAGCATTGCTATGCTAGTTATCGGCTTCTCTATGAAGGGGAGGAGTATCGGCCAGCTGTAATAGATCTTTTAGGTGAGACCCTGACCCATCTTGGGGAAGTGGCAGAAACGGACAAGCGTCTGGTTGAGACTGTGGCCATGCTGGAATCGGCCATGGTGGAGATTCAAGAAGTCTCGGGGGTTGTACGGGACTATTTAGACGAACTACAAGCAGATCCAGCGGAGCTTGATGAAGTGGAAAGACGCCTGACGGACATAGGACGCCTTAAGAGGAAGTATGGCGATTCGGTGGAGGAAATACTCATCTACTGTAGAAAGATGCGAGAGGAATTAACACTGGTTAGCGGTTCCGAGGAGCGTATCGCCGAACTAGAGACACTGCTTAAACAAGAGAAGCAATCGCTTAGGGAATCAGCACAGCATCTTACCAGACTGCGAAAACAAGCTGCCGCTGTAATTGAAGATGGTGTTGCGGCAAGGTTGACAAAACTAAACATGAAGGATCCACGGTTTGTAGTTCAAATGCAACCTGCAGCTGGAGAGGGCAGCGTGGATTGCGATGGTAGTAGTATTGGTTCCGAGGGAGCGGAGAAGCTTGAGTTTTACATCTCTACAAATCCCGGGGAAGAGCCAAAACCCCTTAGTAGAATTGCCTCCGGTGGAGAGATCTCTCGGGTGATGCTGGCCTTAAAGCTAGTATTTGCCGAAAGCGATCCCGTACCGACAATGGTCTTCGATGAGATCGATGCGGGGATCGGTGGAAAGACAGCAGGTCAAGTTGCCACACAGCTGGCAGAGGTAGCCAAGTTTCGCCAAGTCCTGTGTATTACCCACCTACCCCAGGTGGCCAGCATTGGTGAGCACCACTTCCAAATAAGTAAGACCAGTACCCACAGGGCTACTTCCGTGGAGGTGCTGCCATTAACCGAGTCCCAGCGGGTCGAGGAGATAGCACGCATGCTAGGAGGGGCGGACTTAAGCGAGAAGACCCGGGAGTTAGCCCGGGAGCTTCTAGCAATTGCCAAGAGCAGCTAAACAGCATGCCGGGTTCCAGGACGCGGCTGTGTCCTGGTTATCGATTAGTTAGCATTATCTTGCTTAAATAATGTAAGCCTCCCGAGGGCATATTACAACTATGATGCGCTTGGGGGGGTTTTTGTGAACAAATCGCAGTTTAGAACCCTTTTATGTTTTCTAATCTTGGTTGTCAATTTAGGTCTTATTGGTTGCTACGGCGTGATCGGTCTGCCCAGTAGCCTTCGTCTACCCTACGGAGATAGCCAGCAGATTCGTCTTGCCTCGTTGTTCTCCTTGAAATCTACAGATCTTGGTTTTACCGTGGACCCAGAGAATCTAGTGACGATTGTCGCTGACAAATCCGGCAGTTTCGATCTACAGGTCCTTTTTATGGGGATTTTCCCGATTAAGGGCCTAGTGGTAGATGTGGTACCCCGCTATGAAGTTATTCCTGGAGGTCAAGCCATCGGGGTGATGGTGGCTCCCCAAGGCCTCCTCGTCGTTGACTATGTTCCATTGAATACGATTGAAGGGAGCGTAGTCAATCCGGCAAAGGATGCTGGGTTGCGCAAAGGAGACGTGATCTTAAGTATTGAAAACCAATCTGTCCGCAGGTCTGAGGAGGTGCGTACCTTCGTTGAGCGGGCGGGGCAGATGGGTACCAGTCTGCGGTTAAAAGTGCAAAGGGATGGTCGCGTCTTTTATACAAATATTAAACCGGTACTGGTCGAGGAAAGAACGTCAAGAGGACGTTCGCTAACCACCTATCTGCTGGGGTTGTACTTAGAGGAACCGGTAGTGGGCGTGGGGACCTTGACCTTCTATGAGCCAAAGAGCGGTCGCTTCGCCGCCCTAGGGCATATGGTAGTTGACGGCAGTAACCAGCAGGCTAGGGTCTTTGAAGGCCAAATTGTGCCGGCGGTGATCGCCGGGATTACCAGTGGCAGTAAAGGACGTCCTGGTGAAAAGATTGGCGCATTGCTTGATGATGGCAAGAAGCTAGGGGAGATTTCAAAGAATTGTGCCTACGGGATCTATGGGAAGCTTACCCAAAAACTGGACCATGGATTGATCACTACGCCAATTCCTGTGGCGTTGGCCCGTCAAGTGAAAATAGGACCGGCTACGATCCTTACGGTCCTTAGCGGGGAGAAAGTCGAAGAGTTCACCGTGGAGATTGTACGCATCGGGAATCAATCCTCGGCGTCGGATAAGGGACTGGTGATTGAGATCACCGACCAACGGTTACTAGAGAAAACTGGTGGGATCATACAAGGGATGAGCGGTAGTCCTATCATCCAAGACGGTTATCTAGTCGGTGCCATCACCCATGTCTTTGTCAGCAATCCCACGCGGGGTTATGGCATTTTGGCGGAGTGGATGCTACTAGAGGCAGGGATCGCCGAGCAAAAGGAAGCCGCGTAGCAGTCTCCGCGATCGAAAATCCTTCTTTGCTACGCAAATATCTGGTAGGTATACTCTACTTGGGCCATTTCAAGCATCCTTTCAACCGCCATAACTGGAATAGTGAGGGTTGTATTTTCGAAGGGTGCGGGGAATGGTCCTTACGGATTGATCTATAGAAAGGGCGTTACAGGGTTTATTGCCAAAAGTAACTCAGAAAGTCAGGGGCTAGTACCGGTGCAAACAGTCCGGGCGCCGAAACATCCCGAAAACACCGGTGCGCACATCCACGTGCACCCCTCCGGCAGATTTCTCTATGGATCTAATCGAGGTTATGATAGCCTTGTGATCTACCAGATCGAGCAGGATACGGGAAAACTTGCCTATGTGGGCTACCAACCAACCTTAGGCCAAACACCCAGGAATGTTACGATCGATCCAACTGGTGACTGGCTCTTGGTAGCCAATCAGGATAGTGATAACATAGTCTTGACCATAGAACAAAGGACGGGGACACTAGCGGCAAACGGCCAGGGTCTCGAAGTGGCCTCGTCCGGTGTGCGTCCAGATGGCCGATTGCCAGAGCTTTCGAACGGGCTGATGCTTGTTTGGGAGACAGACATAGTCAGGAACCACCGTCTTCCGACCAGACAAAGGGGATGCGATCATAGAGTCTACCCCAGTGAGTCTTTTCGATGCGGTAGTCTTCCCGCCTTCTCGCAAACCAGATTGTTATTCTGGAGCTGAACGCGGGAGGCTCAAGTCCGCGTGAAGCTGGACGTATCGACAGAAAACCGGATACAACAGCACTATCTGGATCGGGAAACAGGCAATCATGCCACGTACAGGTAACCTCAAAGGTGGGCGGGATCTCTGGAAGGTGGTATGTATCGCAGTAGCTAGCGTAGTAGGTATCAAACTCCCTGGCGGTCACCTTAATCGGCGCTTCTTCCGGCGAATCGGGAATGTTGTATATTAGATCAATTTCTGGAAACAGATACGGCAACATCGTCTTGGCATCTCCGTAGAAGAAGTCTTTGCAGAACGCGGTGGCCATGTACAGAGGATGATCTTGATTCCAAGGTCTGGTGTCGTTTCCTGTAGCACCTATTAGGGGCAGCCCGATCTCCTGCCTACCAGCACTGATCACCTTCCATTCGTTAAAACAGCGGCAGTGTATCGTCGGGGGGAAACCAGATATCTTTGGCCAGGTAGATGTAGTGATGGACCGGGATTATATAACGACCAGTTGTGTCTGACATGTTAACCTTGATATTGATCTGTAAGACATCCTCATAGGTCAGGTTATTCCACGGATTATCGAAGAGCTCAATTGTGACCTCTCTAGTCGTCTCGGTGGTCCACCGTGGATATCCGGCAACTGGCAGGGATGGTAGAAAGTCCCCCTGAAAGAAGGACTGCCATTGTGAGAAATCCCAGGTCTCCCTTAGGGAACTATGTAGAAACGCTTTGTAGAGCGTGTTTGCGTCCTGGGTCGCAAAAAGCCAGCGGGTTAGCATTCCGATGTAGTTGCGCCACTCGGCATTATGGCCCCGGGAAGCCGTAAGCAACTCAAGCCCCTGGAATAAGTCTTGGGTTGTTTCTTCATTTCTCGTGTTACTAGTCAGGATTCCGATCACTACTTTTTGCTCCGGATGCATGATGGTTTTGATGCTACCCACCTTTCCATCCTCATTATAATAATGGAGCAACGCCTTGCGCTGCACAGTTGTGGTGGTGGGCAGGAAGTAGAAGCACCTATTCCAATAACAGGGGTAGTGCAGACCGCTGTAATCTAGATCATAAAAGTCAATGGATGAGTTCAGCACGTAGGGGGTAAGATCCACCAGTAGCTGTGGAGTACTGTCCAACAGATAGGATGCGTTTGTTTCCGATAGGACAACCACGTCAGGCAGTTGTTCTCCAACAACCATAAGGACCAGGCTGTCCATGAGAGCCGGCCTTATTTCGTAGTTTTCGATGCCAATTTCC from Limnochordia bacterium includes:
- the dxs gene encoding 1-deoxy-D-xylulose-5-phosphate synthase, whose amino-acid sequence is MNSILSQIHSPRDLRQLDLDQLNQLAREIRNFLVETVSLTGGHLAANLGVVELTIALHAALDCPKDKIIWDVGHQCYVHKILTGRKDKFGQLRQIDGLSGFPSPKESHYDVFTTGHASTSISAALGLALARDRQGQDHRVVAVIGDGSLTGGLAFEGLNHAGRLNTDLLVILNDNEMSISPNVGALSNYLTRLRMEPTISKARYDLEKILRQIPGLGGPMGKAVDVFKDSIKHLLVPGIFFEELGFTYLGPINGHDFKVLQKATREALSRRGPVLVHVITEKGKGYPPAEDDPARFHGVRPSNGRMPASAQTFSKVFGRTLVELARENPDIVAITAAMKEGTGLGDFASLYPERFYDVGIAEAHAVTLAGGLAKGGLRPVVAVYSTFLQRAYDQIIHDVALQELPVVLVLDRAGIVGQDGPTHHGVFDLSYLRHIPHLQVAVPSCGKELEQMLTLALKQDAPVAIRYPSGQADAVYEPEPVVWGQVEVPRAGQDVAIFAVGVMVELALEAANLLLEQGISAAVVNVRFVKPLSEELFTMAKEFGKVVTVEDNVVAGGFSAGLLEGLAKRQLHPLVKSIGIPDQFVEHGSRDELLARYGVSPQGIKEAALDLVTGRRIKVKQGGAE
- a CDS encoding TlyA family RNA methyltransferase, translating into MSGKKRLDVLLVERGLFETRHKAQAAIMAGSVFVDGICMDKSGSFVLGDAILEIKAEFPYVGRGGLKLEKALEYWQIDVTGTTCLDVGASTGGFTDCLLQRGAAKVIALDVGYGQLAWSLRQDPRVVTMERTNIRYVEPETLGQPVDFVVIDVSFISVTKFLDKIKSFLKLGGEVVSLVKPQFEAGPHQVGKGGLVKDPKVHKQVLHSVAESALHHSFNIKGFTFSPIRGAKGNIEYFIYLTCKNEEVLATSAILGEVESTVQAAQLALLGDN
- a CDS encoding NAD(+)/NADH kinase, yielding MKSIAIMHYSKKEGSLDVIHTLLEAFSARSVRVMLEPDTARLASRMDLSCSFEAIKADAEVLLVLGGDGAFLRAAHLVSDSHLPIMGINLGHLGFLTEAEIADLPEAVNKLVEDEYVIEERMMLEAEVLREGQHQGPFAAFNDIVVTRGTFARVIQVEVRVDGQLTARFSADGLIVATPTGSTAYSLSAGGPVVSPRVEAFVITPICPHTLASRSVVVHPDEPIEISVHSLHDQVRLSVDGQPGMKIQAEDRIFIQKSERVARLVRLGKRGFYELLRNRLSHPDV
- the argR gene encoding arginine repressor, translating into MTTILTKGGAATFPSGSCCLDHMKSKRQAAILSIIREKSIETQKQLLDRLQLQGFVVTQATVSRDIKELGLIKVKVEGGRYCYAPPRPHTVSNVEARIRRAFSDYVVDIAPCGDFVFIKTLPGAAQTVAGLLDGLDWSEIMGTIGGDDTILVLVREEGVPANPLVRQVLAKLLKLR
- the recN gene encoding DNA repair protein RecN, translating into MLVELSIRNYAVIESVDLSFGPGMNVLTGETGAGKSVIIGALGLLLGGRASGDLIRTGSESVVVEGFFTLPQSPQLRQILDEYGLSVEHNELIISREVTRTGRNRCRINDRMVNVGVLQTVGSYLVDLCGQHEHQSLLRPQLHTQLVDQFGGAELLSYRKDVARSYQEVRKILSELVTLEQQSKEAARQVDLLQFQISEIEQAQLVPGEEEELQARRQVLANQQTLQEHCYASYRLLYEGEEYRPAVIDLLGETLTHLGEVAETDKRLVETVAMLESAMVEIQEVSGVVRDYLDELQADPAELDEVERRLTDIGRLKRKYGDSVEEILIYCRKMREELTLVSGSEERIAELETLLKQEKQSLRESAQHLTRLRKQAAAVIEDGVAARLTKLNMKDPRFVVQMQPAAGEGSVDCDGSSIGSEGAEKLEFYISTNPGEEPKPLSRIASGGEISRVMLALKLVFAESDPVPTMVFDEIDAGIGGKTAGQVATQLAEVAKFRQVLCITHLPQVASIGEHHFQISKTSTHRATSVEVLPLTESQRVEEIARMLGGADLSEKTRELARELLAIAKSS
- the spoIVB gene encoding SpoIVB peptidase, with the protein product MNKSQFRTLLCFLILVVNLGLIGCYGVIGLPSSLRLPYGDSQQIRLASLFSLKSTDLGFTVDPENLVTIVADKSGSFDLQVLFMGIFPIKGLVVDVVPRYEVIPGGQAIGVMVAPQGLLVVDYVPLNTIEGSVVNPAKDAGLRKGDVILSIENQSVRRSEEVRTFVERAGQMGTSLRLKVQRDGRVFYTNIKPVLVEERTSRGRSLTTYLLGLYLEEPVVGVGTLTFYEPKSGRFAALGHMVVDGSNQQARVFEGQIVPAVIAGITSGSKGRPGEKIGALLDDGKKLGEISKNCAYGIYGKLTQKLDHGLITTPIPVALARQVKIGPATILTVLSGEKVEEFTVEIVRIGNQSSASDKGLVIEITDQRLLEKTGGIIQGMSGSPIIQDGYLVGAITHVFVSNPTRGYGILAEWMLLEAGIAEQKEAA